The genomic DNA TCCCGGACCGGCTGACCCGCCGGTTGTAGACGCGCTCGGTCACCACGTAGCCCGCTATCACCACCGCTATGGCCAGCAGTGCCAGTTCGGGGGCGATGGCGTCGCTCTGGAACAGCATGACGCCGGCCACCAGCAGGCCGACGGCGGGGAAGAACCAGGCGGGGATCGGGCTGTATCCGGCGGCGCGGGCCTGCTGGGCCGTCTCCAGCGCGGCGGCGGCCTCGGCCGGGGAGGGGCGCTGGAAGCTCTCGTTTGTTTCCATACCAGAAACAGTCACCCAGACTTTCCACGTTGTCAACGCTTGACTTTCCATAACGGAAACCGAGATGATCGTGATCACCAAGACGGGTCGGGTGAGGCCCAGGGAAGGTCCGGCCGCGCCCGCTGCGGGCGGCACCCGGCACGCCCGTCGCTTTCGGCTCCATGCCGCGCGGCGCGGTCTCGCACGCCTTGGCGGTGATGCGATCGCGGCGCGGTGTACGGGCCGCAGGCGACCGGCGCACGCTGGAGGCCGTGGAACGGGCGCTGCGCGGCCTGGCGCCGCCGCGTGAGCCGGAGCCGGAGCTGGTGGCGGCCTGGTGACGACCATCGGCTGCGCCGCCACCGCGCCTGTGGCGCCCGGGTCACGGGCGCCACAGGCGCGTCGGCGGCCGTCTGGGCGCGGTGGGAGACTAGCGTGCCCACCCGGGGCCGAGGTACGCGCCGCCGGTGGCGTCGAGCACGTTGCCGGTGATCCAGCGGGCGTCGTCGGAGGCGAGGAATGCGACGGCGTCGGCGATGTCGGCCGGCCGGCCGATCCTGCCGAGCGCGGTCAGATCCGTCAGGACGGCCCGGAACTCGGGGTTGTGCAGGGTGTCGGTCACCTCGGTGTCGGTGCTGCCGGGGCTCACCGTGTTCACCGTGATGCCGCGTTCGCCGAGCGCGTTCGCCAGGGTCCGGCTCATGACCTCCAGGGCGCCCTTGGTCATCGCGTAGGCGATCTGGCCGGGCAGGGCGACCCGCGTGGCGAGCGAGGAGATGTTGACGATGCGCCCGCCGTCGGGCATCAGCGGCAGTGTCGCCTGGATGAGGAACAGCGGCGCCTTCACGTTGATCGCGAAGACCTCGTCGAACTGGCCAGGGGTCAGCCGATCGATCGACCCGGCCCGCACCGTGTCCTGGTTTCCGCAGGCCGCGTTGTTGATCAGGATGTCCAGCGGCCGCCCGTGCAGGCCCGTGGTCAGGCCGGTGAGCAATGTTCGAACGTCGCCGGCCGTGCCGAATTCCGCCTGGACCGGGAAGGCCTCGCCACCGGCCTGTTCGATCGTGGCCACTGTCTCCTTGGCCGCGTCGGCGTTGCGGCTGTAGTGCACCGCCACCAGCGCACCGTCTGCGGCCAGCCGCTGGGCGATGGCTCGGCCCATTCCCCGTGAAGCGCCGGTCACCAGCGCGGTCTTGCCCTTCAGGCCCGTCATGTCGTTCTCCTGTCAGTGATAGGCGATGACCGGAGACTGGCAGGGGCCGCTCACCACGCACTCACCACCCGTACACCAGCCCTTCACCGTCCACCGGCGTTGAACGCGGCCACCGCAGCCAGAGCCTCAGCCGAGGCGGCGGCAGCGGGACGATCTCCGTACGCGCGCGCGGTGGCGAGGGCCTGCCGGTAGTGGAAGCGGGCCTGACCGGCGTCCTGTTCGGCTTCCGCGACCCGGCCGAGGCCGGTGAGAATCCGCCAGCGCGTCTGCGCGGCGCCCATCGATGCCCGGCCGCAGTCTCGCAGCGCCCGGTCGTACAGCTCGCGGGCGGCCGGCAGATCGCCGTGCAGGCGCGCGACGTCCGCGAGCCCGCGCTGGGCGCCGGCCTGGGTCTCGGGCGTTCCGGCGCGGCGGGCGAACTCGATGGCGCGCTCGTACTCCGCGCGTGCGGCGGGCAGCCGGCCGGCGTCGGCCAGCCCGTCGGCGTTCCTGACGAGCAGCCTGGTCAGGTCCTCCACCGCGCCCAGCCGTCCCGCCAGGTCGATGGCCTCCGCCATCAGTGCGGCGAACCCCGTCTCGTCCGCGAGCCCGGCCATCTGCTCCAGGGCGGTGAGGACTCCCCAGCGGTCCCCGATCCCGCGAAACCCCTCCAGCGCGGTGCGGAACGCCCGCTCGGCGGTGTCCCGCTCGCCGTCGAGGAGGCTCTTGACCCCTGATTCCAGGCGGGTGAACGCGTGAGACCACGGATCGGCGGAGACCTCCCCGCCCGCGCGGTGGGGGCCGTTCACCATGAACCGCAGGACGTGCAGGAACGGGTAGCGGAGACGCCGATCGGCAAGGCGCTCCAGATGATCGCGCAGTCGCTGGTCGTGCACGTTGTCGGCGGCCGCGGCGTGCGCCAGGCACAGCGTGTACTCCTCTTCGAGGCCGGCGGGCGGCTCGTCGCCGATCGTCAGGAGCAGGCCGGCGGCCACCGCGGCTCGCTCGCCGGGCAGTCCCCGCAACTGCCCCTGCCACGCCAGGGCGGCGAGCAGGCGGAGCCCGAGCGTGGGGTCGGCCTGCGCCGCCCAGCGGAGCGCCGCGTGGAAGTTGCCGCGTTCGGCGTCGAGGCGGGCCAGCCACTCCAGCTGGTCAGGGTCGCGCAGGTGCGGCTCGGCGGCCTGGGCCAATTCGAGGAAGTACGCCGCGTGGGCCGCTCTCACCTGTTCCCGCTCGCCGTCGGCGGCCAGCCGCTCGGCGCAGAACTCATGGACGGTCTCCAGCATGCGGTACCGGCCCTCGCCGGCCTCCACCAGGGACTTGTCGACGAGGTCGGCGAGCAGTTCGACGACCTCGCCCTCGGACGGCCCGCAGACCCGGGCGGCCGCATGGAGCGGCGCGCCGCCGCTGAAGACCGTCAGCCGCGCGGCCAGCGCCTGTTCGGGGCGGCTCAGCAGGTCCCAGCTCCACCCGATGACCGAGCGGAGCGTCCGGTGCCGGGGCGCCGCCGAACGATCGCCACGCGACAGGAGCCGGAACCGGTCGTCCAGCCGGGCCTCGACCTCCTCCAGCGTCAGCGACCGCATCCGCGCGGCCGCGAGCTCGATCGCCAGCGGCAGTCCGTCGAGCGCCCGGCAGACCCGCAGCACCGCGTCGACGTTGGCGTCGTCGATCAGGAAGCCGGGCCGCACGGCTGCGGCCCGGTCGGCGAACAGCCGCACCGCCGGATGGCCGAGCGCCTCCGGGCCGCCGCCCTCCAGGGGCAGCGGCGGGACCGGGTGCAGCGTCTCCCCGGTGATGCCCAGCCTCTCCCTGCTGGTGACCAGGATCCGCAGGTCCCGGCAGGCCGCCAGCAGCCGGCGGGCGAGCACGGAGACCTCGGCGGCGACGTGCTCGCAGTTGTCCAGGACGAGCAGCACCCGCCGATCGGCCAGCCCCGCGACCAGCCGTTCCACGGGGTCGATCGGCCCGGACAGCGCAGGCACCAGCCCGGCCTCGCGCAGGCCCAGCGCGTTGATCAGGACCTGCGGGGCTGCCGTACCGTCGGCGAGCGGGGCCAGGTCGACGAAGCGGACCTCATCCTGCTCCCGCCCGGCGGCCTCGACCGCCAGCCGGGTCTTGCCGACCCCGCCCGGCCCGGTGAGCGTGACCAGGCGTCGCTCGCCGAGCAGCGTGCGGACGCGTTCGAGGTCGCCGTCGCGCCCCACGAAACTGGTGAACTGGGCCGGAACGCCGTCTCCCGCCGCCTCGGCGGGCGAGGGCCCGGCGCGCAGCACCGCCAGGTGCACACCACCGAGCTCAGGGGAGGGATCGACACCGAGCTCGGTGGCCAGCGTCCGCCGCGCGTCTTCGAACACCTGGAGCGCCTCGGCCTGCCGGCCGCTGCCGTACAGGGCCCGCATGAGCTGTGCGCGCAGCCGTTCCCGCAGCGGATGCGCCGCCACGATCTCCGGCAGCTCCGCCGCCAGGTCGCGGTGCTCACCGTGCGCCAACCGCGCCTCGACCAGGTCTTCGAGTACGGTGACCCGCAACTCCTCCAGCCTGGCGGCCGGCTCCCCGGCGAAGGGCGCGTCGATGACGTCGGCCAGCGCCGGCCCCCGCCACAGTCCCAGGGCCTCGCCCAGGAGCCGGGCGGCGCCACCGTGATCTCCGGCGGCGAGCACGTGCCGCCCTTCGCCGGCGAGCCGCTCGAATCGGTGCGCGTCGACGTCGTCGGGCTCGACGAGCAGCCGGTATCCGGCGGGACCGAACTGGAGCAGATCCTCTGTTTCGCCCGCAACCCCGAGCCGGCGACGCAGCCGGGACACCTGGGACTGCAGGGCGTGTGCCGCACCACTCGGCGCCTGCGGGCCGTACAGGCTCTCGACGAGCCGCCGCACGCCCACCGTCCGGCCCGCGTTCAGCAGCAGCACCGCCAGCAGCGCACGCAGCCGCGGTCCGCCGACGGCGACCGTCTCGCCGTCGGCGGACCACATCCCCAAGGCACCCAGGACACCGAATCGCACGGCAGGCAGGATAGTCAGAAGCCGGTGAGGGCGGGCACGGCGGCGCCCGCCGTCTGCACCGTTGCGGTCATACGGTGCATGGCGTGGCGGGTCCGGAGTCCACGGCGGGTGTTCAGAAGACGCGGAAGTGGTGGAACAGTTCGTAGGCGGTGTCCTGGACGGCGAAGGCCCGGGCCTCGGAGCGTTTGACGGCCAGGTAGGCGGAGCCGCGCAGGGGGCCCAGGGCGTCCATGAGGACGTCGTCGGCCTCCAGCGCGTCGAGAGCCTCGTCCAGGGTGGTGGGGAGGCGGGGGACGCGTCCTTCGGGGAGGGTGGCCGGGTCGACGTTGACGGGCTCGCCGGGGTCGAGTCCGCGGCGGATGCCGTCGAGGCCGGCGTGCAGGACGGCGCCGAGGGAAAGGTAGGGGTTGGCCGAGGAGTCGGAGGGTTTGAACTCCAGGTTGGCCGAGGCTTCGGTGTCCTGCCCGGTGGGGGAGCAGATCCGTACCGCGGCCTCGCGGTTGTCCATGCCGTAGCAGGCGTAGGCGCTCGACCACATGCTCGGTGCCAGCCGGCGGAAGCTGTTGACCGAGCCGCAGGTCAGTGCGGTGAGCGCGGGGAGGTGGGCGATCAGGCCGCCGATGAAGCGGTAGGCGGTGGCCGACAGGCCGTAGCGGTCGGCGGGGTCGCTGAAGGCGTTGACCCGTAGTTCGGGGTCCCACAGGGACAGGTGCAGGTGGGCGCCGTTGCCCGCCTGGTCGGCGAGGGGTTTGGGGGCCAGGGAGGCCCACAGGGACATGCCGAGGGCGACGCCGCGGACGGTCTCGCGGTAGAGGACCTGGTTGTCGGCGGCGCGCATGGCGGTGGCGTGGCGGATGGAGAGTTCCTGCTGGCCGTGGCCGAGTTCGGGGTGGTAGTGCTCGACCTGCAGGCCCTGGGTCTCCATGGCGTGGACCAGGCGCATCGTGTAGTCGTGGGCCGTGTCGAAGCCGGTGGTGGAGTAGCAGAGGCTGTCGTCGACCGGGATCAGCCGGTCCAGGCCGCCTCCCGGGTCGGCCGTCCGGCGGCCGAGGGTGAACTCGGGTTCGTAGGCGGCGACGGCGACGTGGCCCTCGGCGGCCAGGGTGGCGATCGCCTCGCGCAGGAAGGTGCGCGGGCAGCCGGGCCAGGGGGAGCCGTCGATCCGGCGCAGGTCCGACAGCATGGCGGCGGCGCCGGGGGCGTAGGGGAGGGGGACGAAGGTGGTCGGGTCGGGGACGAGGCGGACCTCACCGACCGGGCCGAGGTGTTCGACGTTCTGGAGCTGGTCGAGCATGTTCATCGCCATCATGGCCACGGTGTGCCCGATGCCGGTGGTGAAGCGTTCAGGCAGCCGGGAGCGTGAGACGGCCTTGCCCCGGATCACTCCGCCGTGGTCGGCGTAGAGGAAACGGATCAGCTCGATGTGCTCGGTCTCGGCGTGTTCGATGGCACGCAGGGCCACCGGGCCGAGCAGATGGACTCCGATGCCGCTGTGACGATCTCCCATGCTCTCTGCGTAACACGTCTGTGCGGGCAGGCAAAGTACATCGGGGAGTGGCTCGGTCTACTGGAGGGTGCGCGCTCCCGCGTGGATCGGACGGGAGCGCCGGGAGAGGGTCGGCAACATGAGTCAGGGGCGGAGCAAACCTCCGCCGGCGGTCAGCTCAGCACACGTGTGAAGAACAGGGCCAGTTGGTCCGCTCCCCTCACGATCCCGTCGAAGACTCCGGTCACCGCGTCCGCCGCCTGGGCGGGTTTGGTGAACAGATAAAAGGCCACGAACGCCACCGCTACGTAGGTAGCGACCTTTTTGACCTGCATGGGGGCCTCCTGCGGTTCCAGTCCCAGCCTTACATACCCGGATTTTAAGGACCTCTGGCATCTTCGGCCCGGGTGGCTCCCGGATTTTGTTGATCATACCTGTCCGGCCGGGGCGAGCCATGGCCAGATCGCTGGATTGGCATGAGTCCCCCTACGCCATCGTGCGGTGGGAAGGGTCACATGTCCAACCCTTACTGCCATATGTACCGGTAGGGGTAGGCCCGGGGCTCCGGCGAGGGGCGACACGGAGG from Streptosporangium sp. NBC_01756 includes the following:
- a CDS encoding SDR family NAD(P)-dependent oxidoreductase, producing the protein MTGLKGKTALVTGASRGMGRAIAQRLAADGALVAVHYSRNADAAKETVATIEQAGGEAFPVQAEFGTAGDVRTLLTGLTTGLHGRPLDILINNAACGNQDTVRAGSIDRLTPGQFDEVFAINVKAPLFLIQATLPLMPDGGRIVNISSLATRVALPGQIAYAMTKGALEVMSRTLANALGERGITVNTVSPGSTDTEVTDTLHNPEFRAVLTDLTALGRIGRPADIADAVAFLASDDARWITGNVLDATGGAYLGPGWAR
- a CDS encoding glutamine synthetase family protein is translated as MGDRHSGIGVHLLGPVALRAIEHAETEHIELIRFLYADHGGVIRGKAVSRSRLPERFTTGIGHTVAMMAMNMLDQLQNVEHLGPVGEVRLVPDPTTFVPLPYAPGAAAMLSDLRRIDGSPWPGCPRTFLREAIATLAAEGHVAVAAYEPEFTLGRRTADPGGGLDRLIPVDDSLCYSTTGFDTAHDYTMRLVHAMETQGLQVEHYHPELGHGQQELSIRHATAMRAADNQVLYRETVRGVALGMSLWASLAPKPLADQAGNGAHLHLSLWDPELRVNAFSDPADRYGLSATAYRFIGGLIAHLPALTALTCGSVNSFRRLAPSMWSSAYACYGMDNREAAVRICSPTGQDTEASANLEFKPSDSSANPYLSLGAVLHAGLDGIRRGLDPGEPVNVDPATLPEGRVPRLPTTLDEALDALEADDVLMDALGPLRGSAYLAVKRSEARAFAVQDTAYELFHHFRVF
- a CDS encoding BTAD domain-containing putative transcriptional regulator, coding for MRFGVLGALGMWSADGETVAVGGPRLRALLAVLLLNAGRTVGVRRLVESLYGPQAPSGAAHALQSQVSRLRRRLGVAGETEDLLQFGPAGYRLLVEPDDVDAHRFERLAGEGRHVLAAGDHGGAARLLGEALGLWRGPALADVIDAPFAGEPAARLEELRVTVLEDLVEARLAHGEHRDLAAELPEIVAAHPLRERLRAQLMRALYGSGRQAEALQVFEDARRTLATELGVDPSPELGGVHLAVLRAGPSPAEAAGDGVPAQFTSFVGRDGDLERVRTLLGERRLVTLTGPGGVGKTRLAVEAAGREQDEVRFVDLAPLADGTAAPQVLINALGLREAGLVPALSGPIDPVERLVAGLADRRVLLVLDNCEHVAAEVSVLARRLLAACRDLRILVTSRERLGITGETLHPVPPLPLEGGGPEALGHPAVRLFADRAAAVRPGFLIDDANVDAVLRVCRALDGLPLAIELAAARMRSLTLEEVEARLDDRFRLLSRGDRSAAPRHRTLRSVIGWSWDLLSRPEQALAARLTVFSGGAPLHAAARVCGPSEGEVVELLADLVDKSLVEAGEGRYRMLETVHEFCAERLAADGEREQVRAAHAAYFLELAQAAEPHLRDPDQLEWLARLDAERGNFHAALRWAAQADPTLGLRLLAALAWQGQLRGLPGERAAVAAGLLLTIGDEPPAGLEEEYTLCLAHAAAADNVHDQRLRDHLERLADRRLRYPFLHVLRFMVNGPHRAGGEVSADPWSHAFTRLESGVKSLLDGERDTAERAFRTALEGFRGIGDRWGVLTALEQMAGLADETGFAALMAEAIDLAGRLGAVEDLTRLLVRNADGLADAGRLPAARAEYERAIEFARRAGTPETQAGAQRGLADVARLHGDLPAARELYDRALRDCGRASMGAAQTRWRILTGLGRVAEAEQDAGQARFHYRQALATARAYGDRPAAAASAEALAAVAAFNAGGR